A stretch of Procambarus clarkii isolate CNS0578487 chromosome 20, FALCON_Pclarkii_2.0, whole genome shotgun sequence DNA encodes these proteins:
- the LOC123755464 gene encoding treslin, with protein sequence MFSSVQVVLLFDVNSFADTCQSESELEQNVTRLKLGCLKLLTEFGAQTEKGSEVVRWSCKYYDHHNFKPDTSRKHFVDFNKKSFEDFENDLTDRYCKAFDRKQSVNEPSGSSQHPSEGPKPHSYILKKSLQEVLLDYNWDRPDITSPVKTARKKAKAGHKLPEDARPYNTVIVFTKVPQNLAGVKEFCGRTEAFITPEDFLGSILDFSMVKTFQEDKHICLNFVSLSELPVTSEKTADPQVISAVQSGLVKLNGKLHLISSIVQTVVSYIAEYEEVPGVAGVFPAPATHVAGLDMQVSWWKRTRCGRPRRPQPGPTLVWEDADGISYLKAQLEVLAVYGSCSREWGSAIVVGVVRSSAVSVLAVAGGIGHLYVCHAPNTIFTTLVQVLAKYQLSMVLKLSCGGIAILCPWAGGVGCLTVISASGLATPPLHSQATNQGSRVTDPHLLRFVAQSVEKCLKSAAPHTGGEPTTSTKRFAANQTERWFKPVEVCSDTIKRIRKRRVNRIERKAMQERLQKRYRPQIPQPLATGETGPLDLIDITQPPVDPVPGNTAKPTMSRAQQLVKKSHIVTAQQKVKEQRAEEEERVQATERRAAQASERARKSQQLESQVLNTVSNPQDTEELVQSLVCLRDGDGGQTDLFTTAQTIINLALMHVKGSSRTNMEEGLRKVLGSGVLQTAAEISSKGSPDTHLWHYKLQTLLHLELLWVLGCSSSSQIGDDEEEESRSSSIREYHVEEVMKMLRAISLRHNPTTMATFLQDTILDNYVETMGEVLVEIYEELNQPLPEPLRVLTGDVGSVEDTRQPSVKSHESSVVSYGSGPCSVENPGSGKSREGRRMSSRHPSLKEASKRSIVVPKVTRALSRTLSEQPRLPPVAVSAASASSKDNADSNLRNVRRNLFDLTEAALSKPKLKRSQTVGGVPVSELRRSPRKKHQRSSTIITPRKSKNIITSSKNLYKTPVKASVVATRGYKTPKSKKSGVLVPETPGDKVGQNIFNKNRILKSTGTTLIVESPDVKRVCKTTPRRLHASLTVTRRNTFYSGARSRNWERAKTQLLADRIRGHSERRSLDLSSLQNVGDASFIFSQILPSSQVNQSQQGSAEGSRVEKNCPSPERISLDYGLDKSTSSEVEEQLDTMFTNSPTKSINTNVVQRDCLSMSSGLDSRTTPIKNVRKVLSLCTPSKIKVPIDQSPVKVLDLSSYTDNDHSFHGFATPSKEKESPNLSKDVHQIVPNSDLCLSAVTPSKRVQFSLTFTPSKRVSFTSNPQTPRNKDGSLSSNPQTPKSILKTPMKTPGKTPLKSPLNSPYIFTSVNKNGMHTPLKTNGKYSDISSLKTCNQLPKLNLERGPEAVPETPPGRRHNVCTPVKIDGIFSCTESEIELLSPFKREQTPSKTSAVIFNTPLKIHPIKELLEKTSQNIDTAFTAAGENVSNFEDLNVPNIAAEDVEMVSSLMFGEDFGPDSGTGTLEFSEDNEVLQVNLNIISSLSSSQQKIEQSPVNMFGDLSVDSRSCLPEKQVRLLDLECILNDHSTPVKENQQPECSVSPEITLDSKMKLYIERMNQVVNRQSSVVDPSAYNRAKSPCIDGGQVEDADCSSADDKVEDVSSSPATTVSSMTNNENVIEKSNSILNNVNEELVSNKAETSTHKEAKSQCINGGEVDDVDLLSLTTGSSVTCREVPIESTGNDNMLNNVKEELVFNKPVILAYNEAKSPCIDDEVMQEDCLSVSAGSPVIDNEALIESTDNTLNKVKQELLFNKIETISENKISIFNIEGEKAKHAKDIRENISSSKTLEFCTKESEKSVCINESQEICLLKQSKNVLVQETEKRLHVKKAKMVNTTTEKITASLEGAESLPLKASGKKTTLKDDKKISGKECEQNKLSKGMKRSRSLDEHDEIPIKEIVQRVNPVYVKEPAVSSILDTDDASINFNSTKQVKRQFFDISDESDDDFSQRNIKNKRTTHGRLDLSKRRVSERKKIEKVKKAEVNRASQRRQRTCKKFIESLCELSSEDDNFDDDMYFSSVWITPKNKNKRIFDEDSDFVTPEKFVEDVAAESMPLKTVENLPNKPITDSSMPSWLDEDQKKARKEHTDIRAENRLFTENVSSTDERHKQKKIDVYLSPVHRQLPSVETTPTRPHQEAVARKRPETPNDWKIIKPRQNKRKISEVKEDVDKDSQISAINNKINKCDKKVAVDVNRKMCIAKKKKKRKGMKLKITKSGEHYQVSETNNSLESSGNSSADVRLQLSQSESMLSNCSYNPDSSCSNTSPTSVTKKRKKKEMDREPRSIITPHRFTRHMSKDISVSPELFQKLITLSPVKERNTMKDSHISSNEGLGRKIELELMRASKILTDTFSVASSSKNNSYMEDQMLAQDQVHQKSESLNKVVQDEWSVRSSPGSPTLKTFIRKQKKKFAILSSPRIELSPVIQETMSDSETHSSVLQKCSPSSIVPFRSSPTHSSQRKGSRLTNPSLLSLVHLSVSPIINNKLSEETNAGDAILKSQIKPKSSRKLYGNWESS encoded by the exons ATGTTTTCGTCCGTTCAGGTGGTACTTTTGTTTGATGTGAACAGTTTCGCCGATACGTGCCAGAGTGAAAGTGAATTGGAACAAAATGTAACGCGattgaagttgggatgtttgaaattgttgacagAATTTGGCGCGCAAACCGAGAAGGGATCTGAGGTTGTGAGGTGGTCATGTAAATATTACGATCACCATAATTTCAAGCCCGACACCAGCAGGAAACACTTTGTTGATTTTAATAAAAAGTCCTTTGAAGATTTTGAAAATGATCTCACGGACAGATATTGTAAAGCTTTTGACAGGAAGCAGAGTGTCAACGAGCCGAGTGGGTCCAGTCAGCACCCGTCAGAGGGACCCAAGCCGCACTCCTACATCTTGAAAAAGTCCCTGCAGGAGGTGCTGCTGGACTACAACTGGGACCGGCCAGACATCACTTCCCCCGTCAAGACAGCTCGGAAGAAGGCCAAGGCAGGGCACAAGCTGCCAGAGGACGCCCGTCCTTATAACACTGTCATTGTCTTTACCAAAGTTCCTCAGAATCTTGCAGGAGTAAAAGAGTTCTGTGGCCGGACAGAGGCGTTCATTACGCCTGAAGACTTTTTAGGAAGCATTCTTGACTTTTCTATGGTGAAGACCTTTCAAGAGGACAAGCATATTTGTCTCAACTTTGTTAGTCTGAGTGAATTGCCCGTCACCAGTGAAAAAACAGCTGATCCTCAAGTAATCAGTGCTGTCCAAAGTGGTCTAGTTAAACTAAATGGAAAGTTGCATCTCATATCCAGTATTGTTCAGACGGTTGTTTCATATATTGCCGAATATGAGGAGGTTccaggtgtggctggtgtgttccCAGCTCCCGCCACTCATGTGGCGGGCCTTGACATGCAAGTTTCATGGTGGAAAAGGACGAGGTGTGGCAGACCTCGGCGACCTCAACCTGGCCCCACCttggtgtgggaggatgctgatggTATCTCTTACTTGAAGGCTCAACTAGAAGTTTTAGCTGTTTATGGAAG CTGTTCTCGTGAATGGGGGAGTGccattgtggtgggtgtggtacgtAGCAGTGCGGTGAGTGTACTTGCAGTGGCCGGGGGCATCGGCCACCTGTATGTGTGTCATGCACCaaacaccatcttcactactctgGTTCAGGTCCTGGCTAAATATCAGCTGTCAATG GTCTTAAAGTTGAGTTGTGGTGGCATCGCCATTCTGTGTCCATGGGCAGGTGGTGTTGGCTGTTTGACTGTGATATCTGCTTCAGGATTGGCTACTCCACCTCTCCACAGCCAGGCCACAAATCAAGGGTCCCGAGTAACAGACCCACATCTACTCCGATTTGTTGCACAGTCAGTGGAGAAATGCTTGAAA AGTGCTGCACCGCACACTGGTGGGGAACCAACCACAAGCACCAAAAGATTTGCTGCCAACCAAACTGAGCGGTGGTTTAAGCCCGTTGAAGTATGTAGTGACACCATCAAGCGGATCAGAAAAAG GAGGGTCAATAGAATTGAACGAAAAGCCATGCAAGAACGTCTTCAAAAAAGATACCGTCCCCAAATTCCACAACCCTTGGCTACGGGGGAGACTGGACCATTAGATCTCATCGACATTACTCAGCCTCCAGTAGACCCAGTACCTGGCAACACTGCCAAGCCCACCATGTCTCGAGCACAGCAGCTTGTCAAAAAGAGTCATATTGTAACTGCACAGCAAAAAGTAAAG GAACAACGTGCAGAAGAAGAGGAAAGAGTTCAGGCAACAGAGCGACGAGCAGCACAAGCGTCGGAGCGTGCACGCAAGAGTCAACAACTTGAATCACAAGTCCTGAATACTGTTTCAAACCCACAG GACACAGAAGAGCTAGTGCAGTCCTTAGTGTGCCTGCGCGATGGGGATGGCGGCCAGACTGATTTGTTCACAACGGCACAAACCATCATAAATCTTGCACTGATGCACGTCAAAGGTTCAAGCAGAACAAATATGGAG GAAGGATTGCGTAAGGTCCTGGGAAGTGGTGTTCTGCAAACAGCCGCCGAGATCAGTAGTAAAGGATCTCCAGACACTCATCTTTGGCATTATAAATTACAAACTTTGCTGCACCTTGAGCTGCTTTGGGTATTAG GCTGTTCATCATCAAGTCAAATAGGTGATGATGAAGAGGAGGAAAGTCGGAGCAGCAGTATAAGAGAGTATCATGTTGAGGAGGTTATGAAGATGTTACGTGCAATTTCCTTACGTCACAACCCTACGACTATGGCCACCTTTCTACAGGACACCATCCTTGATAA cTATGTGGAAACTATGGGTGAAGTGTTGGTTGAGATCTATGAAGAACTAAACCAGCCCCTTCCAGAGCCTCTTCGTGTTCTAACTGGGGATGTTGGGTCTGTAGAAGACACCAGGCAACCTTCTGTCAAGTCCCAT GAGAGCTCTGTTGTAAGCTATGGAAGTGGACCTTGCTCAGTTGAGAACCCTGGTTCTGGCAAATCACGAGAAGGCCGCAGGATGTCATCGCGTCATCCATCTCTGAAAGAAGCCAGTAAACGCAGCATTGTGGTACCAAAGGTAACACGAGCTTTATCAAGGACCCTCAGTGAACAGCCAAGGCTACCTCCAGTTGCAGTTTCTGCTGCTTCAGCCTCAAGCAAAG ATAATGCAGACAGTAACCTAAGAAATGTGAGGCGTAATCTTTTTGATCTGACCGAAGCTGCTTTATCAAAACCCAAGCTGAAGCGATCCCAAACTGTGGGGGGAGTGCCTGTGTCCGAACTCAGGCGCAGCCCTCGCAAGAAACACCAAAGATCATCTACTATCATTACCCCAAGAAAGAGCAAAAATATCATCACTTCATCTAAAAACTTGTATAAAACTCCAGTGAAAGCATCAGTGGTAGCTACCAGAGGATACAAAACTCCTAAATCAAAGAAAA GTGGTGTCTTGGTTCCGGAGACTCCTGGGGATAAAGTTGGCCAGAACATATTCAACAAAAACAGGATTCTCAAGAGCACTGGCACAACACTCATTGTTGAAAGCCCTGATGTCAAAA GAGTTTGCAAAACTACACCTCGTCGGTTGCACGCAAGCCTGACTGTCACTCGCAGGAACACCTTCTACTCTGGTGCTCGCTCTCGGAACTGGGAACGTGCCAAGACTCAGCTCCTAGCAGACCGCATTCGGGGACACTCGGAGAGACGCAGTTTAGACTTGAGTTCTCTGCAAAATGTAGGTGATGCTAGCTTTATCTTTTCCCAGATATTGCCATCCTCTCAGGTTAATCAATCCCAGCAGGGTTCTGCTGAAGGTAGCAGAGTAGAAAAAAACTGCCCAAGTCCAGAAAGAATTTCATTAGATTATGGTCTTGATAAGAGCACTAGCAGTGAGGTGGAAGAACAACTAGACACCATGTTTACCAACTCTCCTACCAAGAGCATAAATACAAATGTAGTTCAACGAGATTGTTTATCCATGTCTTCAGGATTGGATTCAAGAACAACGCCAATAAAAAATGTTAGAAAAGTCCTTTCACTTTGCACCCCATCAAAAATAAAAGTACCAATTGACCAATCCCCAGTAAAAGTATTGGATTTAAGTTCATACACAGACAATGATCACTCTTTTCATGGGTTTGCAACTCCAAGTAAAGAAAAGGAAAGTCCAAATCTTTCCAAAGATGTACATCAAATTGTACCCAATTCAGATTTGTGTTTGTCAGCAGTAACCCCAAGCAAGAGAGTCCAGTTCAGTTTGACATTTACCCCAAGTAAACGTGTTTCTTTTACCAGCAATCCTCAGACCCCCAGAAATAAGGATGGATCTCTCTCCTCTAATCCTCAGACTCCCAAGAGCATTCTTAAAACTCCAATGAAAACACCAGGTAAAACACCCTTAAAGAGTCCTTTAAATAGTCCCTACATTTTTACCTCGGTCAATAAGAATGGAATGCATACACCTCTCAAAACTAATGGAAAATATTCAGATATTTCTTCCTTAAAAACTTGTAATCAGTTACCAAAGTTAAACCTAGAAAGAGGTCCAGAAGCGGTTCCAGAAACTCCTCCTGGTCGCCGACATAATGTCTGTACTCCAGTGAAGATTGATGGCATTTTTTCTTGTACAGAAAGTGAAATTGAACTTTTATCTCCATTTAAGAGAGAACAAACCCCTTCTAAAACATCTGCAGTTATCTTTAACACGCCTTTGAAAATTCATCCCATTAAGGAACTTTTAGAAAAGACCTCTCAAAATATAGACACTGCTTTTACTGCAGCTGGAGAAAATGTGTCAAATTTTGAAGATTTAAATGTTCCAAACATTGCTGCAGAAGATGTTGAAATGGTGAGCTCACTCATGTTTGGGGAAGATTTTGGTCCAGACTCGGGAACTGGGACATTGGAGTTCAGTGAAGACAATGAAGTTCTACAGGTGAACCTCAATATCATAAGCTCTCTTTCAAGTTCACAGCAGAAAATAGAGCAATCCCCTGTAAATATGTTCGGTGACTTAAGTGTGGACTCGCGTAGTTGTCTGCCAGAGAAACAGGTGCGTCTACTGGACCTGGAGTGCATTTTAAATGATCACTCGACGCCTGTAAAGGAGAATCAGCAGCCAGAATGTTCAGTTAGTCCTGAAATTACATTAGACTCTAAAATGAAGTTATACATTGAGAGGATGAACCAAGTAGTTAACAGGCAAAGTAGTGTAGTAGACCCATCAGCATACAATCGAGCCAAATCACCATGTATTGATGGTGGTCAAGTGGAAGATGCAGATTGTTCATCGGCTGATGATAAAGTGGAAGATGTCAGTTCTTCACCTGCTACCACAGTTAGTTCTATGACAAACAACGAGAATGTGATTGAAAAGTCAAATAGTATATTAAATAATGTAAATGAAGAATTAGTTTCCAACAAAGCAGAAACATCAACACATAAAGAAGCCAAGTCACAGTGCATTAATGGAGGTGAAGTGGATGATGTAGATTTGCTGTCTTTGACCACAGGGAGTTCTGTGACATGCAGGGAGGTGCCAATTGAAAGCACAGGTAATGATAATATGTTAAACAATGTAAAAGAAGAATTAGTTTTCAACAAACCGGTCATACTTGCATATAATGAAGCCAAGTCACCGTGCATTGATGATGAAGTGATGCAAGAAGATTGTTTGTCAGTTTCTGCAGGTAGTCCTGTGATTGACAATGAGGCACTAATTGAAAGCACAGATAACACATTAAATAAAGTAAAACAAGAATTACTTTTCAACAAAATTGAGACAATATCTGAGAACAAAATATCCATATTTAATATTGAAGGAGAAAAAGCAAAGCATGCAAAAGATATTAGGGAAAATATTTCTTCGAGCAAAACATTAGAATTTTGTACAAAAGAATCTGAGAAAAGTGTGTGTATTAATGAATCTCAGGAAATCTGTCTTCTAAAACAAAGCAAAAATGTATTGGTGCAGGAAACAGAGAAAAGACTTCACGTCAAGAAAGCAAAGATGGTCAACACAACAACAGAAAAAATAACAGCATCTCTTGAAGGTGCAGAGAGTTTACCTTTAAAAGCATCGGGTAAGAAAACTACCTTGAAAGACGATAAGAAAATATCCGGAAAAGAATGTGAGCAAAACAAGTTATCAAAAGGAATGAAAAGATCACGCAGCCTGGATGAACATGATGAAATACCTATAAAAGAAATAGTACAAAGAGTTAATCCAGTGTATGTGAAGGAACCTGCTGTCTCCAGCATACTGGACACTGATGATGCTTCAATTAATTTTAATTCAACTAAACAAGTTAAAAGACAGTTCTTTGATATTAGTGATGAGTCTGATGATGATTTTAGCCAgagaaatattaaaaataaaagaaCAACCCATGGCAGACTTGATTTAAGTAAAAGAAGAGTTTCAGAAAGAAAGAAAATTGAGAAAGTGAAGAAGGCAGAAGTTAACCGTGCTtcacaaagaagacagagaacttGTAAAAAGTTTATAGAGTCATTGTGTGAACTTAGCAGCGAAGACGACAATTTTGATGATGATATGTACTTTTCCAGTGTATGGATAACtcctaaaaataaaaataaaaggatTTTTGATGAGGACTCAGACTTCGTAACACCAGAAAAATTTGTTGAAGATGTGGCAGCAGAGAGCATGCCTCTGAAGACTGTTGAAAATTTACCCAATAAACCAATCACAGATTCATCCATGCCATCATGGTTGGATGAAGATCAGAAGAAGGCAAGAAAAGAACACACAGATATTAGAGCTGAAAATAGATTATTTACAGAGAATGTAAGCTCAACTGATGAAAGACATAAGCAGAAAAAAATTGATGTGTATCTCTCTCCTGTTCACAGGCAATTGCCCTCGGTAGAGACAACCCCAACCAGACCTCACCAAGAAGCTGTTGCTCGAAAACGACCAGAGACTCCAAATGATTGGAAAATAATCAAACCTAGACAGAATAAAAGGAAAATTTCTGAGGTTAAAGAAGATGTGGACAAAGATTCACAAATTAGTGCcattaataacaaaataaataagTGCGATAAAAAGGTTGCAGTTGATGTAAACAGGAAAATGTGTATTGCAAAGAAAAAGAAGAAACGGAAAGGAATGAAGTTAAAGATTACAAAAAGTGGGGAACACTACCAGGTCTCTGAAACAAATAATTCACTTGAGAGCTCGGGTAATTCCAGTGCTGATGTAAGGCTACAACTTAGTCAGAGTGAGAGTATGCTTTCAAACTGTAGCTATAACCCTGACTCATCTTGCAGCAACACATCTCCAACTTCTGTAACTAAGAAGAGGAAGAAAAAAGAAATGGACAGAGAACCCAGGTCCATAATCACTCCCCACAGATTTACCCGTCATATGTCCAAAGACATTAGTGTGTCACCAGAGCTCTTTCAAAAACTGATCACCTTATCCCCAGTAAAAGAAAGAAATACAATGAAAGATTCTCACATTTCAAGTAATGAAGGTTTGGGAAGAAAGATTGAATTAGAACTGATGAGAGCAAGTAAAATTTTAACAGATACTTTCAGTGTTGCTTCTAGCTCTAAAAACAACTCATATATGGAGGACCAGATGCTTGCACAGGATCAAGTTCACCAGAAGAGTGAATCTTTAAATAAGGTTGTACAGGATGAGTGGTCAGTAAGAAGTTCACCCGGGTCACCCACTTTGAAAACATTTATACGTAAACAAAAGAAGAAATTTGCTATACTCTCAAGTCCACGCATTGAATTGTCACCTGTAATTCAAGAAACAATGTCAGATTCCGAAACCCACTCCAGTGTCCTGCAAAAATGCTCACCAAGTAGTATTGTCCCATTCCGTTCATCCCCAACCCACTCAAGTCAAAGGAAAGGATCTCGTCTTACAAATCCAAGTCTTCTTAGTTTGGTGCATCTTTCAGTCTCACCAATCATCAATAACAAATTGTCTGAAGAGACAAATGCAGGTGATGCTATCTTGAAATCACAGATAAAACCAAAGTCCAGTAGAAAATTGTATGGAAACTGGGAGAGCAGTTAA
- the LOC123755462 gene encoding methionine synthase reductase — translation MVDGAGIVVYTGEGCEGGTDVLVVYASQTGNAKAIAEEVVEGCCGAGLRGELRCCSQLGQDLHNISCLVLVGSTTGDGDPPDTAREFWRHLHQKDQPVDTLSHLSYTVLGLGDTNYTHFCNFGKTIDQKLQALGGNRFYACGWADDGTGLEIVIEPWIEGLIPTLKTFLTKREVSRPVSNNVSVQEQDTAMEDIRERVLSSKVCEEKFTNDVNPSVKSTITSANNLKASMNSLTVNGEAFEDRTSIISGMSDSQVDEKRAYSIDVVADKYNIDILSPADLQCLPVKLCAYPASAKLTLPVQAPPYLTIVYLDDSERSPIQSDLPLPSAASEVVQACVISARKLTKVDAVKTALEVTLKLPKEKDRFVYEPGDSFGIIVKNPVKDVEILLNLLQISDIADKICELSIIPNTKKRSAAVPKFIPSKSSVKYILEHCLDIRSVPKKPLIRTLLEYTSNSSEKRRLQELVSKEGASEYSKYVRGASLTLLDFLIIFQSCKPPVTTLLEHLPQLQPRAYSIATSPLVDSEHISFVFNIVEIPKENTVTYSRKGICTGWLASVYNELAHDTTDFNKMFRELIITDRPDVQVCANIYLRSNQSFRLPKNLATPIVMVGPGTGVAPFVGFLQHRQRLMATKPSDVFGDSWLFFGCRNKEQDFLYKEELERFHEQGILNHLIVSFSRDSITSDGSKYVQDSIIKHGAVLSSLLLNSDAVVYVCGDAQNMAKDVFEAFVSILQTNSDITEISARQCLAKMQIDKKYLQDVWS, via the exons atggtagacGGTGCCGGGATAGTGGTGTACACGGGAGAGGGTTGTGAAGGTGGCACAGACGTTCTGGTGGTATACGCCTCTCAGACAGGGAATGCCAAGGCCATAGCCGAGGAGGTGGTGGAAGGGTGTTGTGGGGCCGGGCTGAGGGGGGAGCTGAGGTGCTGCAGCCAGCTGGGCCAAGACCTTCACAACATCTCCTGCCTCGTGCTCGTTGGCTCAACCACAG GTGACGGTGATCCGCCAGACACTGCTCGTGAGTTTTGGAGGCATCTACATCAGAAGGATCAGCCAGTGGATACCTTGAGTCATCTCTCATACACAGTCCTTGGCCTTGGAGACACAAATTACACACATTTCTGTAACTTTGGCAAGACCATTGACCAGAAGCTCCAAGCTCTTGGTGGAAACAG GTTTTATGCTTGTGGCTGGGCTGATGATGGAACTGGACTAGAGATTGTGATCGAACCATGGATTGAAGGGCTTATCCCTACTCTAAAAACCTTTCTGACCAAGAGAGAAGTTAGTAGACCTGTTTCAAATAATGTAAGTGTTCAAGAACAGGATACAGCTATGGAAGACATTAGAGAAAGAGTTTTAAGCAGTAAAGTTTGTGAAGAAAAATTTACAAATGATGTGAATCCAAGTGTTAAAAGTACCATCACTAGTGCAAATAATCTTAAAGCAAGTATGAATTCGCTTACAGTAAATGGGGAAGCTTTCGAAGATCGGACTAGCATCATCTCGGGGATGAGTGACAGTCAAGTAGATGAAAAAAGGGCATATAGCATCGATGTAGTTGCAGATAAATACAATATTGATATTTTGTCTCCAGCAGATCTTCAGTGCCTCCCTGTAAAATTGTGTGCCTATCCTGCAAGTGCAAAATTAACATTACCTGTCCAAGCCCCACCATATTTGACAATAGTTTACCTAGATGATTCTGAACGAAGCCCAATTCAAAGTGATTTACCTCTGCCAAGTGCAGCATCAGAGGTTGTACAAGCATGTGTAATATCAGCAAGAAAACTAACTAAAGTTGATGCTGTAAAAACTGCTTTGGAGGTTACTTTAAAATTGCCCAAAGAAAAAGATAGGTTTGTTTACGAGCCTGGCGATTCATTTGGCATTATAGTAAAAAATCCAGTGAAAGATGTAGAAATTCTATTGAATTTGCTTCAAATATCTGATATAGCAGATAAGATTTGTGAACTTTCGATAATTCCAAACACCAAAAAGAGGTCGGCAGCTGTACCTAAATTTATTCCTTCAAAAAGTTCTGTTAAGTACATATTAGAACATTGCTTGGATATAAGGTCTGTCCCCAAGAAACCTTTAATTAGAACATTACTGGAGTACACATCTAATTCCTCGGAAAAAAGACGTTTACAAGAACTTGTAAGCAAAGAAGGTGCATCAGAATATAGCAAATATGTTCGAGGAGCCAGTCTCACTTTATTGGACTTTCTGATAATCTTTCAATCATGTAAGCCGCCTGTCACAACCCTCCTGGAGCACCTGCCTCAGCTACAACCACGAGCTTACTCCATTGCAACTTCTCCTCTTGTGGATTCTGAACATATCTCATTTGTTTTTAATATAGTTGAAATTCCAAAGGAAAATACAGTCACATATTCAAGAAAGGGAATATGCACTGGTTGGCTTGCTTCAGTGTATAATGAACTTGCACATGATACCACAGATTTTAATAAAATGTTTAGAGAGTTAATTATTACAGACAGACCTGATGTACAAGTATGTGCTAACATTTACTTACGTTCTAACCAAAGTTTCCGTCTCCCCAAAAATCTTGCAACTCCAATTGTTATGGTTGGTCCTGGCACAGGTGTTGCACCATTTGTGGGATTTCTCCAACATCGACAAAGGCTCATGGCTACAAAACCTAGTGACGTTTTCGGTGACTCGTGGTTATTTTTTGGTTGTCGTAATAAAGAGCAAGATTTTCTATATAAAGAAGAGCTAGAAAGATTCCATGAACAAGGCATCTTGAACCATCTTATTGTTAGTTTCTCAAGAGACAGTATAACAAGTGATGGTTCAAAATATGTCCAAGACAGCATCATTAAACATGGTGCTGTCCTTTCATCTCTGTTGTTAAATTCAGATGCTGTTGTGTATGTTTGTGGTGATGCTCAAAACATGGCAAAGGATGTTTTTGAAGCCTTTGTATCCATACTGCAGACTAATAGTGATATTACAGAAATTAGTGCCAGACAATGTTTAGCCAAAATGCAAATAGATAAAAAATATTTACAGGATGTCTGGTCTTGA